In one Macaca nemestrina isolate mMacNem1 chromosome 2, mMacNem.hap1, whole genome shotgun sequence genomic region, the following are encoded:
- the LOC105488544 gene encoding uncharacterized protein isoform X3, translating to MDAGKLARHPTDPGSERAVPALAEIRPWWAPPLRPRGEYLERARVPVGPLPFHGSCSLWALSAPPHCRGLVPGCGVASAARGRVFLAQATRGEGRGCRDSGDASLEGSRPAHATSRRAPSPAQGFGVSAAVSQPWGFKGNCLGSPSLRAVISQRVKGDQRRKGQVAAGIDGAPHGIATVEVGEVARGLGLERRLKVDTSREPGTTEPVAGDGPEHLQIIVKHLLCQTLGK from the exons ATGGACGCGGGAAAGTTGGCGCGGCACCCGACAGACCCGGGCTCGGAGAGGGCGGTGCCGGCGCTCGCGGAAATAAGGCCGTGGTGGGCCCCTCCCCTCCGCCCCCGGGGCGAATATCTGGAGCGAGCTCGGGTCCCCGTGGGGCCACTCCCTTTCCACGGTTCCTGCAGCCTTTGGGCTCTCTCTGCCCCTCCGCATTGCCGCGGCTTGGTGCCAGGATGCGGCGTCGCCTCCGCGGCGCGGGGCCGGGTGTTTCTGGCCCAGGCCACGAGGGGAGAGGGACGGGGTTGCAGGGACAGTGGGGACGCCTCCCTCGAGGGATCGCGGCCCGCCCATGCTACCTCGCGCCGCGCCCCTAGCCCAGCTCAGGGATTCGGCGTTTCCGCTGCGGTTTCGCAACCCTGGGGTTTTAAGGGAAATTGCTTGGGTTCTCCAAGCCTTAGGGCTGTGATTTCCCAGCGGGTGAAAGGGGACCAGCGCAGAAAGGGGCAGGTCGCAGCGGGCATTGATGGGGCTCCTCATGGCATAGCCACTGTGGAAGTGGGAGAAGTCGCCagagggctggggctggagaggaGGCTGAAGGTGGACACCAGCAGGGAGCCCGGGACTACGGAGCCAGTGGCTGGGGATGGGCCTGAGCACCTGCAG aTAATTGTAAAACACCTACTCTGCCAGACCCTGGGGAAATGA
- the LOC105488544 gene encoding uncharacterized protein isoform X1, producing MDAGKLARHPTDPGSERAVPALAEIRPWWAPPLRPRGEYLERARVPVGPLPFHGSCSLWALSAPPHCRGLVPGCGVASAARGRVFLAQATRGEGRGCRDSGDASLEGSRPAHATSRRAPSPAQGFGVSAAVSQPWGFKGNCLGSPSLRAVISQRVKGDQRRKGQVAAGIDGAPHGIATVEVGEVARGLGLERRLKVDTSREPGTTEPVAGDGPEHLQVLPRRRGAEEGGVGSKAG from the coding sequence ATGGACGCGGGAAAGTTGGCGCGGCACCCGACAGACCCGGGCTCGGAGAGGGCGGTGCCGGCGCTCGCGGAAATAAGGCCGTGGTGGGCCCCTCCCCTCCGCCCCCGGGGCGAATATCTGGAGCGAGCTCGGGTCCCCGTGGGGCCACTCCCTTTCCACGGTTCCTGCAGCCTTTGGGCTCTCTCTGCCCCTCCGCATTGCCGCGGCTTGGTGCCAGGATGCGGCGTCGCCTCCGCGGCGCGGGGCCGGGTGTTTCTGGCCCAGGCCACGAGGGGAGAGGGACGGGGTTGCAGGGACAGTGGGGACGCCTCCCTCGAGGGATCGCGGCCCGCCCATGCTACCTCGCGCCGCGCCCCTAGCCCAGCTCAGGGATTCGGCGTTTCCGCTGCGGTTTCGCAACCCTGGGGTTTTAAGGGAAATTGCTTGGGTTCTCCAAGCCTTAGGGCTGTGATTTCCCAGCGGGTGAAAGGGGACCAGCGCAGAAAGGGGCAGGTCGCAGCGGGCATTGATGGGGCTCCTCATGGCATAGCCACTGTGGAAGTGGGAGAAGTCGCCagagggctggggctggagaggaGGCTGAAGGTGGACACCAGCAGGGAGCCCGGGACTACGGAGCCAGTGGCTGGGGATGGGCCTGAGCACCTGCAGGTCCTGCCCAGGAGGAGAGGCgctgaggagggaggagtggGCAGCAAGGCAGGGTAA
- the LOC105488544 gene encoding uncharacterized protein isoform X2, which produces MDAGKLARHPTDPGSERAVPALAEIRPWWAPPLRPRGEYLERARVPVGPLPFHGSCSLWALSAPPHCRGLVPGCGVASAARGRVFLAQATRGEGRGCRDSGDASLEGSRPAHATSRRAPSPAQGFGVSAAVSQPWGFKGNCLGSPSLRAVISQRVKGDQRRKGQVAAGIDGAPHGIATVEVGEVARGLGLERRLKVDTSREPGTTEPVAGDGPEHLQVLPRRRGAEEGGVGSKAG; this is translated from the exons ATGGACGCGGGAAAGTTGGCGCGGCACCCGACAGACCCGGGCTCGGAGAGGGCGGTGCCGGCGCTCGCGGAAATAAGGCCGTGGTGGGCCCCTCCCCTCCGCCCCCGGGGCGAATATCTGGAGCGAGCTCGGGTCCCCGTGGGGCCACTCCCTTTCCACGGTTCCTGCAGCCTTTGGGCTCTCTCTGCCCCTCCGCATTGCCGCGGCTTGGTGCCAGGATGCGGCGTCGCCTCCGCGGCGCGGGGCCGGGTGTTTCTGGCCCAGGCCACGAGGGGAGAGGGACGGGGTTGCAGGGACAGTGGGGACGCCTCCCTCGAGGGATCGCGGCCCGCCCATGCTACCTCGCGCCGCGCCCCTAGCCCAGCTCAGGGATTCGGCGTTTCCGCTGCGGTTTCGCAACCCTGGGGTTTTAAGGGAAATTGCTTGGGTTCTCCAAGCCTTAGGGCTGTGATTTCCCAGCGGGTGAAAGGGGACCAGCGCAGAAAGGGGCAGGTCGCAGCGGGCATTGATGGGGCTCCTCATGGCATAGCCACTGTGGAAGTGGGAGAAGTCGCCagagggctggggctggagaggaGGCTGAAGGTGGACACCAGCAGGGAGCCCGGGACTACGGAGCCAGTGGCTGGGGATGGGCCTGAGCACCTGCAGGTCCTGCCCAGGAGGAGAGGCgctgaggagggaggagtggGCAGCAAGGCAGG aTAA